ATATATCTTTATTATGTACTTACTGTAAAAATGTAATTTAATGTGTTGTTTAATGATGAGCAGCGGCCTTTCTCATCTGGACAAGGATGTTTCCAAGTTCTTCACGCTTCCTCTTAGCTCTGATATGCGTACCCAACTGTACAGTCATTAAATACACGCATATTATTACTGATCCATGATATACGTAGCAACAAACTAAACAAAGTAACACTTTTTAACATGCTTACCCTCCTCTTCAAGAATTTCAGCGCACGTTTGTCTTTGGAAACTTTCAGCAACTCCATAGCACGCTTCTCATATGGTGCATGGCCAGTCACTTCACGGATTAAATCCCTGACGAATTTACTGTGCTTCGTTTGTCTCTAAAATGATATTTACATTTTAAAGTAAAGTCAATTGTTTCTCATCGTTTTCTTGATTAGAAAATACAAATCAAAGGAACGTATCAATGTCCAAAATATTCACATTCCTTTTCCAATAACATGTACTAACCCCCTTTAATCTTGCTGGCAGAACACACACCGTCTTCTTCTTCTCATTTTTGTTTTTAGCCACGCGGATCTTAGTTGTCTTGTGACCTCTGTTAAGGCCAACCGCCAATTCGTACCTTGGAGCCATCCTACAAAAATAATATCATCACTTTTATAGGTTAGTTAACCAAATACATCAATACGATAGTATTCACATATTCCATCACAATATAGAAAGTATTCAACTCTATTGACTTATAGAAACATTTATTACGGTAAAACCACTATTGTTTTCATAAGATTGCACAAATATTATAAGATTTTAATTGACACAGACCTTCACGTTTTGGATGCTACTTTTTAATGAAAGAAAAATAAGATCCTGTACTCAATGGTACATTTGAGTCTCTGCATGCGCATGCGCTGTAAAATCAGCATGTCCAATTTACAAATATATCTCGGAAATATTTCCTCGCGGTTATCTGTTTCATGCTTTATGGTAATTTtgtttattttttataataattattatacatatacataccaTTTGATCGTTCGTTCAAGAAATTAGCGTCTTGCGTAGATGTTAGTCTCCCGTTCGTTGGCCAGCCTGCACCGTGATCGACGAACTTGTTCAACTTCACGATTACGGCTCGTAATTGCTGCGGTGTCAATTTTTCGAAGGGATTTTTCAAACTCATATTGAAAAACGGTATGTGCGTGACGTACGCCGTCGTTCCACTTTTTCGAGAACCGTCTGCCTCGTAACATTCGTTCTCGCTGACAGGAGATCATGTCGAAAGTGAAAAACATTCCGAATAACTTAACCAAATGGGATCTGTCAGAGGATTCCCTGGCGCCCTTAACCAATTGTCAACGAGAATGTTTATTAAGTTTAGAAGAAGAATTGTTCCCTGACAGCAGGCTCAAGACTGAAGAAACGGAGGGTACCGTGTCTGCGAGCAATGAGATCACGGAATCAGTACAAATAGAAAGGTGTCAAGATCTACTAGGACACTACGCCAGACTAGAACAGAAGTGTATAGATAGGAAAGACATAAAGTACATACTGTACCTTAAGGAACTTAAAGCTCGGAGACAGGAGTGCCACGATCTTTGTCTTCAAATAGAAAACGCATTGGAAGACTTTGCTACGTTGTACAAACAATATTCCGAGGTATCAGATAAAACGACGTCCCTTTACGACGCCAGCGAACAGCTTGACTCAGATCAAAGGAAATTGAATTCCATTGTAGAGAATATTACGGAATATGTGAAGTACTATAAGGATATCGATATGATGATGGAAAAGTTAGAAGCGCCAACGTTATCGGTTAATAGCGAGATGTTCTTTAACATACTGGATAAGATTGACGCCAACATAGACTTTGTTCAAAATAATCCATCGTTTAAAGAAAGCAATACTTACTTAATCAAATACAAGCATTGCCAGTCCAAGGCGATATctatgatacaaaattatatttttaatctGTTCAGCAAGACTACGGAGAGTATCTTAAATTTGAGGGACAATGATGACTCTCAAGATAATGCGGATGCAGCCTTGGCCCTTTTTTATGGCagatttcaaacaattttgTCGAAAGTTAGACCAGTTATAGAACAGATCGAATCAAAATCTTACAAGAGACAGGAGTACGACAGCTTGCTGTCCGAGTGCCATCAATATTATTGGAGTCAAAGGGGATTGGTGTTAGGTAACAGTGTACAAAAGTCTTTAATGTCTGTAAAAGAAAAATACAATGGAGATCACTGTAGTTTGGTACGAAACTCTTGCGCGTTGTTGCTACACGCGTCGATGGACGAGTATAAATTATTTTACGAATTCTTCTCCAAGTCATCCAGTGGATTAACGGCGTATCTTGAAAGCTTATGTACATCCCTGTACGATACATTAAGACCTTTTATAATTCATATTAATCATTTGGAAACGTTAGCAGAAATATGCTGCATATTGAGAATCGAAATGTTAGACGAACACGTACAGAATAATTTCGAACCTTTGGAAGGGTTTGGGAACATTTGTCTGCAGCTACTGCACGATGTACAAGAGAGGCTTGTATTCCGCGCGCATCTCTATTTGCAGTCGGACGTTTTGAATTATAATCCATCGCCGGGTGATTTGGCGTACCCGGAGAAACTGAAAATGATGGAGGACATCGCGGAATCGATAAGAGAGGAAACCAGACAAACAACGATGAAAAAAATATCCGTATCTTCTAACGATGATAATATCCTGGAACCAGTATCGAGAAATCATATAGAAATGGATTCTATCTATCAGAAAACGCATATGGGCAATTCGCCGGCCGATCTTCATGGGATGTGGTATCCTACTGTGCGTAGGACATTGGTATGCTTATCAAGATTGTACAGATGCGTAGACAGATCTGTTTTTCAATCTCTCAGccaggaagcgatatcgctttgcgTTCAAAGCATAGAGAATGCCAAACATGAGATCGAGAAGAAGGCGACGTCTCTGGACGCGGAACTGTTTCAGATAAAACACTTGCTCATATTACGCGAGCAGATCGCGCCGTTTCAAGTTGACTTCACTATAAAGGAATACAGTTTGGACTTTTCCAAAGTTAAAACGGCTGCGTTCGGCTTGTTTGAGAAAAGCTCGAGGCTTTTCACATTATCGAATAACGCGCTGCTAGAGTTTCTATTGGAGGGTGCCCCTCAGATGAAGGAGCAACTGATCGATTCGAGGAAACACGTGGATAATAAATTGAAATACGCTTGCCAACGTCTGATACAACACGCGACGTTCTTATTAATACATCCGATTTTTAAGTTACTCGAAAAGGAAAAACTGGAGGGTAATGCATCGGATGCAGCCCAAGCGCATGCGCTTGGAAATCCTCAGGATGTCGCAGCAGCAATTAGCGAGGTACTGCGTATAATTAAATTTAAGTGCCCTAAAATTCAACAGTTGATGCAATTGTATCTTTCTAATAAGGAGACAGAGTTTATTTTGTTTAGACCGGTAAAAAATAATGTTTGTGCTGCATTTACACAACTATATCAAATATTGAGTAAGTATTACAATACCGAGGAACTTTTGTTGATCGCGTGCCCACTACCCGAGCAAATTTCAGTTATGCTGAGTTCGTCCAGTCTTACTCATGGAAAGAGTACACAAGCTACCGTTAGGAAAACGTAGCCAAAATCAATTAGCAAGCTTTTGTAATTAGGTATTGTACATTAACGCTATTTCTGTGAATCGTAgccaaattattattttttcaatTGCTTGTTGTTaaaatagatatatatatatatataacaaatatattttatacttttaaGTAAATTATGCAAAATGTATATAAACGATTAAATTCTGCGCGTACAGTAGTTCGAATATTTAAGCAAAATTACAAAAGCTGCTGCAATTTTTATCGCCCTGtattaaagaatattatatgatattttAATCATTTGTAATGTATTTTAAAAAATGCGTAATTTTTATATTACGAAGTGTACATAttcaaaatattaaattaagtTACTACCACGAAATTTGTACGCCCCTTTAGTCGGGATTTATGATCTTGAATAAATTTTTACAGAAATTGTCATGAgtttgaaatgaataaagcTGTATATTTTTGTAGCAAAAGCATATAGCGGAATCATATTTCGATAATATATTAACGGGTGTACTTGAAAATATAACTAACTATTAATAGATATAAATGATAATGATGTACATTTCAAACTCTCTACTTATTTCCACTTCGTGAAAATTCGTATCAATCCGTCTTTTTCTTTACTTATGAAAGAAGATATGATAGTCATTAAATTTGATAACATATCGAGTAAATTCAAGAATTATGCAACTCAATCGATCTGAAATAATATTGCATCTTTATGCGACAAAATATCGAATAGAAAACTATTTTGAGATATTACGTTACTTTTCTCTCATTAATTTATACCATACGGACAAAAGGGTTCAATCTGTTAGAAACTGGGTTCTTCTCTTCCTGAGATTCATTTTCGGTGGATTCTAAGGGGAAGTGTCGATTAAATTCTTCGGAAATATTAGGAACTGGTAGGTGCAAGTAATCTTTTACAGAAACATATTTCGGCCCACCAAACGTGTCCAGTACTACGATCGATATTATTTTCAGTTTGGCGAAGTAAAAGCGATGGTCTGTAACATTAAACAGAATGTCTCTTTAATTAGAAATTAATGCgctttttatcaagtgttatcaCTTATCCGAGAAATTCTTACCGGGTGGCATATTAACCAATCCTGGATGTCGTTGGAAAAATGCTTTCGACGCTATCACGTATTCCGAACTTTCATTCTTTAACTGTAAAAAAACTTTCTCGATAGTTCTGGCAATTAATCTATTACAAATTAGATAAAGAAATTTACTAACCGGTTTGACTTTGCCGGTCAGAATAACTCTGGCGCATCGTGGATCCATAGGATCCCACCGTTTGTTTTTGCAATATTCGCCTTGAGCTAAACTAAACAACAACGAGGCTCGGTTATCTTTCtgcgaatgaaaaaaaaaggaggattaAATCGATGTTATTCGATCGATACGATCAATATCCGATATTCCTTGCTATCTTATCACATGGTGGTAATATTAACAAAtatctatatgtatatatatattgtattatGTACACAAGTTATAGTGATACTTACTGCGAGATCTTGAGCTGTAAAATCCAAAGGAGTGAGGTAGAGATATGGAATCCCTGATCCATTTCCTAACAGTCCGTCTGCGTAAGATACTAAGGTTGCGATTGGGAATGACTCGACGTCCTTTCTTGTACTTATTGTCGCTACGGGTACCCAGTCTAGACATAAATGTAGACAAAATTAATAATTCATCATTTTTTATACAACTGCTCGCTAGTATGCGAAGAGCAGAACAaattgataacatataatgcgcatgtatttgtaattattaaacTACGATTCGATATTTCCAGAATTTTATATTATCAGAAGATTTTAAGTCCAACCAGTTCAAATTTAAACGATGCACATGTGATTCCactttgaaaatttggaatATCGCCAATATCGTGCACACGGCCCTAACATTCAACTTTCGTCGAACATAATAATCGCTAAACGCGTATCTAAGTATGAAGTTCAGTATTATTTTTCCACTTGTTCCGTTTATTAGCACATGAATCATAATATAATCTGACATTCATCAGATGTCCTTGTTTGAAATGTAAATGTTTGCGCAATTTAAACGTTGCACGACGAACAAAGTAACAGTAATCTCGATTATTTTAAATTGAGGTAATTATTACCATGAGAAACAGATTCTCCTTACCGCCTTGATTGACGATGTATCTTGCCATTAGTGCCGCTTGATCGATAGGCGGAGGATCGTCCACGGGAATTTGCTGGTTCTTTTCAGATGGTTTGTACATATCGTGATTTTCATGATACCATTTCTCGCTTCTGATTTCTCGCGACTTGTCCTCGTGCACTTCCCTCGCTTTCTTCCATTTCAAAAACTCCTCAAACTCTTGCCACTGTTCCTCGGCCGAAAACTGCGGATTCTTCGCCTCGATCATAAAAGCCAGAAGACCGACGACTATTGCAAATCGCAAAATCATGGTTCGTGTCTGTAATCGTTCGCTTCGACGATAAACGTTCACTAAAAGCCGATGAAGACCACTCTGGCGTGTCCTATCGAGTAACGTCACATTTGCGGTTCTTCTTTTGAAATTTATCACTTATATAGCCGTGCATCTGCAAAAATTACCAGAGATGACGAGCGCGTTCGAGCTCCAATGACTGTCGAGTACGTTGGCTCGAGGTTAGTATATCGAACATCGAACCATTTTGTATCACGAGCTACGTGAGAATGCTCGATTCTGTTTGCTGGTCGAAGCTAACCTAATATTTGCGAAACATCAAGAGGTACATGTGTCGTCTTTTCATTACTCATTAATTGATGGATGTTGTTTGGATATTAATATTGAACATTATTAtatagtgtatatatatatacaatataaTGTAGTTAAAGGTTCAAATGGTATTTAAAGGTTTTCTAATGTTTTCGAACATTTTATCAGTACGATAAATTGATCACTTTAGATGTAATTTTATAATTGTTTGCTTCAATTCATGTTTTAAATTGACATCAAATGTTGAAGTTTGAGCAAAGTAATGAGTTTCATAGGGAAGAGGTTATTATAACATTTTACATACGTAGTAATGCTGAGCAATGTCTCATATAATTTATCTAATTTAGAAAATGATGGAATTAACGCGAATAGATTAAAGAAATAATGTCATTCTTTTTTGTACTAATAAATGAAGTACGTTGATAATAATTATTATGGTTATAACAACGAAAGCTTGAAATTTTATTACTCAACGCACAGTTGATGTAAAATTTCTGCAGAAAATGAAATACCTTTGCGATGATATTAAGTGGAATTTAAATTGAGGCTATCCTTTGCTTGGACAATAAAACAGGATAAGCAAATTTATTATCAGTCTTATAAACTTTACACATGATTTTATCTGTTTGTATGTTTTCCAAGAACAATTTGAATAAGGCATATTTTCTTGCGTGCATTGCAGTTTTCCCATTTTTAGACTGTCAATTAATATAAGtactttctatatatatatatgtatgtcgaGTATTTTTACACATAAACCAATTTGTTGTATTTATACGCGGAACATCGCTATTTGGCAAAAGCTGATTCTCATCCAATTTTAAGTACTTTCTATTATTAGAATTTTTTTTCTATACACACTGTTCCAAGTATATACATAGAGTAATTTAAATTACCAAGATAAATGTTAATTACAGAGGATGAAATGAaatttacaaaatataataataataaaacaatataaCTTGTGTATGTATTTTAAACCTAAGTTGTGAACAGAAGTATAAACAAGAAACGAATTCAAcaaaatcgaatttttataatgTATCGCATATTGTTGCCTTTTAAATCCAATGAAACCAGTAGAATGATGGATTTTGCTAGAATTTTGCGACATTAATTATTGTACTGTTAGCCTTATTAATCGTAGATGGttattcttttcttcttttaaaaatCACACAGGTGAAAACTGTACTGAATTATAAGGTTTCGTTTTACCAAGATGGAGACATTATGCATATATTTTAATGCTTAAGTCACTGCCTTACAATGTTTCTTCAACGAAAATAAATTTCGTAGAAATGTTCCAAGAAATTATGAATAGAAATATTCAACAGGTGAATCTTACAGCACATAAAATTGTATTTACACGTGTACTCGTCAAAAAACAATTCATCAATTTACAACAAAACATAATAATCTCTCTGAAAGAACTCGCTACCTCTAGCAACATATATGTACCATGTTTCTTTACAAAGAATGCGCTGTGCATATATttaatttgtattttttttataaagcaAAGAGcctaacttttttttttcttgcgttCATTTCGTTGTGTAACtagaattatttttatatataatcaGTAAGGCAGTGATTTATCGTTATCAGACAAATTGATATGTATTGAACGATGTTATCGGTAAACGAACGCCGGAATTTGACCGATAAAAAGTTAACGCGACTCTGTTTCAGAACGACCGATAAGGTAACCGAACAACTAATGAAATAAGTTAACAATGTTAAAACGCTTTTCTATATTAATAGAGATAGCGATTTCCTTCGTGAAATGTTACatactttctttctctctctctctctttctcgctctctcTTTTAATCACTCACTCGCTCACTTTCTCTCTTTTCCACGTTCGTACAAAAACAACGTTCGTTTCATTTACGTTATAAGCAAAAAGGTAAACATTATTCCTCTCTATCCGATCTTCTTAAATTAACGCTAAAAAACGTGTAACGATTGCACTGTCGACTTCACTAAAGTCATTATTTACGCAACAAAATGTTACAAGTATAAAAAATTTACGACAAGTACGGCTTTCTCGAGTAAATTTAACGCCAACAATCACGCCAGCGTCTTTTATTCTTTCGTCACAGCAACAACGCTGATTAAACCCTTTGTTCGTTTCTCCGTGTACCATATCCATCCGTGCGCCGTTCTCGCGTCACGCTTGACGACTAATTACGCAAATCAATTAGCCGCCACGTCGTCGAGTTTCACCGTGTTTGCCCTTTGAGCGTTTGCACTGAATATACTCTGTCTCATCTTTTCCCCTCccttcctttttctttccctcgttttttccccttttttttttctttaagaaATTCCTACCCTCCGTTTACTCGCGCGAATATCTCCGAAAATGTCAACATACATAATAATTTATTCTGTTATATTACAATAAGTCGTTCTACATAGTCGAGAATAGAGAGCAGCGATTTTTTACAAGTTCAATTGGCACATCGTATGCGCGCGTACGATCGCTGGGTTCGAGGGGATGAGAGGGAGAACGCCTGGAAATGGAAAAAAGACACtagaatgaaaaataaaaaaagaaagaaaggagagACTAACTTGGAATATGGTATAGAAAGGATGCGTGAAAGTAAAGAAGGAAATATAGTACAGGGTACTAAGTGTACACGCGTCTGAGAGAGTTTTGGATCCCCGAAAAACGCCAGGGTGCTTTCAACTTACCTACATCGGTACCCTTTACTACAAAAAAAAGCGAACGGAAGAGAACGAAATGAAACGAGAACGAAGAAAATGTTCAGATGAAAGGAGAAAGGGGTGAGAATCGGTGTACAGAGGATGCGGGGGTGAAATACGAATATCACTGATATGCATGTAGGGgggatggggggggggggggggggctttgGGCTCAGAATTTTCAGTTACTTAAGTACACGTCTCTCGCGTGCCGGCGCACGCCACTAGGACGTCGAACTGTACCAACCGTTCGTCGTCGACTTGTTCGTCGGATGGTAAATGTGGAAACCAGCACCGGCCGCCGGGTGATGGTAAAATTGCGCCTGCTCGCTTAACCCAGCCGAGGCGTATGCTGCGGCAGCGTCCAACGCGCTTGGATGAACCGCGGCCGAGTACACTTGCGGTTTCAAAGGCAACGGTTGCGCCGGTTCGTACTGATGTCGTAACACAGGGTCAGTGTAAGCGGACGAGCCCTCGTAGCTGCTTATCACGTTCACCGGATGaagctgttgctgttgttgttgctgttgcttgTCCCTCGGCGAAACGGACGACGGTGGTGTCATGGCCGAGTGATAGTCAACCGTGTAACCACCAGCGGTGGAATAGGAGGAGACCAGGCTGGTGAACGCTTCCGCGCAACTAGTTCCGGTGGCACCTTTCTGATTGTGCGTCGCTAATACAAACTGATGTTCGCCATAGGTACTGGACCCTTCCGAGCCAGGCGGAGTAGGTAGCGGGCCACTGGGTGTCGTGTCCCCAGCGTAGTAGGTCCCACCGGAAGAGGGGGTTCTCGTGGTACCGCTTGACGTGATCCCGTGAACGTTGGCCCGTATCACGCTCTCCCTGTTGGCGTACAATTGTCGCAGAAGCGCGGATGCTGGTAATGGCGCGGTGGACGACTGTTGTGGGCTTAGATGGCCCAAGTGATGATGCGCACCGATCCACTGTATCGTGCTCCTCTGCTGTTGCTGTTTCAGTAACGCGTCGGTACTGAAATCCGTGGGCTGATGCAAGGTCGGTGAATGGGATTTATTCAGACTTTGTACAGGCAGATGCTTGGACATCGCCTGCTCCAGATCTTTCACGGAGGTGCCGGTACTGTCGGCGTTGCTTGTTCTATCCTCGACGCGTCTCGATTTCGGACTGGTCGAGCATAATACTTGTTGCTCGCCTCCTGAAATGGAATGGTTTGATGGTGCTGGACTCAGAGCGTGGGTTTTCTCGTTACTCGTCGCTTTCACCGCTGCAtcgtcctcctcgtcctcctcctcgttgGAACTGCTATCGTCCTCCGCGTGCAACTTCCGCTTGTGACCGCGCAATTTTACCACCAGCGTGCTGATATTTCCAACAGCCGTTTGCGGTTCTTGTTGCAACTGAGCTATGTTGTCGTGGTGTCGACTGCCCCGTTTCTCGCTCTCAGAGCCGCGGGTGTCCTCTCGATCTTCCGGTGGCGACCTGTGTGGGTGCTCCTGGTGCTGATTAGATGGCCCGCCGTGATTTCTTCCTTCTGCAATATGTTATAACAACAGTTTAACTATGGAGAGGATTGATTATTGGCGAATATAAAGACTTTAATTATCATTAGCGCAGGACATACTGGACAATTTGGAAACGTTtgaagtaaaatattttatgaTCTGTACCTCCTCTATCAGCGTCCGGCGATCCATTCTCTGGATCGTTTCCAGCAGCATCCTCTCGCTTGACACCCATGACACCTTCTTCCAGTTGACAACAGTCCATGATTAAATTTTCGTATTCACGACCGCTGAAAGAAAGGGTAATTCCAGTTtcttatatttcatgattattGCCTGTCGATGTTTGAAAACTTAGAGTTATATTTATCGCTagaaaatgcttctgaaacggaGCGTTTAATTTTATTACCTTATAACATAATTGACACAGATGATATTTTGTTCCTCGGCGTTCTTCGAATTGCACACGACGGTGGCGCACGTTTGCAGCCACGTGTACCCTCCGCTTTTGTTCATCAGCCTGTAATAATGTGTCAACACTTGGCCCTTGTTAATCACTGAAACAAATAAATCGTCCCGATAAAACAACGACCACCGTTTCGTTGGTATCATTAATAAAGGAAATCGGTAAAAGTACTTACAATCAATGTGAGATTTTCGAAGACGATTCGCGTCTTCCCCATGGCACAACGTATAAAGATTTTTCCCCGTTAATTCGTCGGCTGTATAATCTAATAATTCGGATACTCTATAAATCGACATAAAAGCGGAACATATTATTGTATATTGTTCATATGAAGTAGATAAACATTTAAAAATGGCTATGGATTCGATCGAAAGTCTGATGGAACAGGTTGAAAATGGTCATCGCCGTTCGTGATGCTCACCTAGGCTCGCAATGTGCTATCCGAAAATCGAAGCTGATTCGCGTGACGAACATGTCCGCCTCGAGGCGAATTTCGTGCACACTCGGCGGAGGAAGTGCGATCGCCAGGCCGACCATGCCTATCAACGGTGGCGCGGACTTTCTTGTATGGCTAAACGTATACTGCGGTCTCAAACGGCACAGCAACAACACGACCTGAATTCATAATCATTTATTAACACCTGTGGTTTCGTTGATTGAACGCGATTGATTCATGAAACACCACAATGATGGAGTCGAGAATACACAGTACACGATAGCAAAGTGAATCACAAGAGTGTACCTTTCTCtctaatattataaaaaaaaacacACTGTCCCTCATTGTATTATTTCAAGAAACTGTACGATTTACTAAAAGAAACGATGCTTACCCTATAACCAGAAGATTTAAAGTGGCAACCCCTTTTCGTTAATGTGGATTTCATCCGGACGCAGAACGCTCGATCGTACCCTTTGTAAACACTAGTCGCTGATAACGACATTACCGAGGATACTGCAATTCAATGAAAACCAACAAATAAATAACCATCCATCTACGTGCGCATATGTATACAAGAAGTCTTCGAGACAAGctaataaaaatttaaataagATGACAAAATTATCGCGGAACAAAGGCCAGACATCTGTCGCTGCCTTTTAACGTCTCCAGCTTCTTACTCTATCAAGAACGACAGATCTGCCCAAAATTCTTTAACGGCTGCTCAAAGTTTATCAACGAACGATCTGGACGCGAATGATCTCATCGCGGCTCGTTCACTCGACGAGAACCATGCGAAAAATGACATTACGAAGGACTCACCGTCGGGATTCGCAGTGGAAGACGAACCGTGTTCTTCGGACGCCGCGCTACTCGGCGATGCCAGCCCAGAGCTGGACGAGTGAGGACCGGAAGAGCTGCTCGAAGTCAGCCCGAGGCCCAATTGTTCCGCGACTTCCACGTGGTCTTGCTGATGAACGTAATCGAAAACGCTTGATCCCGTCATTTCTACCTGGAATCGAAAGATTAGAATTAAAATTAGAATAGATTGGTTCGAAAAGTGGGAAGCTCGTTAAACTTGCTCGCAGTGTAACTCATACAATTATCATTTAACAAAGATCTGGTTCTTAGATATATTCTGTATCTTTTGCAAAATATCGTAATTACGTTTGAAATAATTGCACGATTTTTTTTGAAAATACGTTCGAATACGAAGTGAACGTGACTTTAGAGGAAAAATGTGTGTTTGAATAGTTTCCTTGACAAGTTACAGAAAGGTGACTTAATTAGTGGAAAAACTGCAGACGGGAACAGCTTTCTCGAGGCGACACTGCAGGGAAACTCTGCGGGTCTTAATATGATAGTTTCCACGAAAAACTGCTTCGACGTGACCGAACCAGCCTTCTTTCGTACGGCGCGAATGGCTACCGTTTTTTGAGATTAATTTTCTCTTAAGAATTGGGAAACTTTTCCGACAGTATAATCCTCCCCAATAATATTCTTTGTTATGTTTCTCAAAAACTATACTTTGAAGTCTTAATCGAATTGACATGTGGTGGATGCTATGACGTGGCTGTTTAAACTTCTTCTAATGGGTTCGAAGTAGAGGAAGATATTGTATCGATAGCATTGTTCTTCTCTTCATATGACGCTTGTTTGAATATCAGCAATGCTTTGACAATTTATTGGAACTGTATGTGAAAGTGGGAACGGAATATTGACCATTGCAAATAGAAACGGGAAGCTAAACGATGTCTTCTTTTTACTGGTATCGCGTTCCCACTATTTAATGTTATGTAAATACGTACAAATGTATTCTATATAATAGGACGCTTTTTATTTTATCAGCTATCGTCCCTTTTTtgatcgtataataattattaccTTTAATGCATTCTCTCTATAGATCCTATGGACTTATCGAAACACGCGTAATCCCGACACGTCGATTTACCCTTCAATTCCAAGATTCCCGGAGCTCGCGCAAAGACAAAGCACGTAAGAGTATGTAAATCCCGCGAGGTAGATTA
The sequence above is a segment of the Xylocopa sonorina isolate GNS202 chromosome 7, iyXylSono1_principal, whole genome shotgun sequence genome. Coding sequences within it:
- the LOC143425440 gene encoding protein trachealess-like isoform X3, with amino-acid sequence MHRGGGVAGSGAGGAGGIAGGSAGSAALPSTSHRGLELEHPSAMPGAPGFHWGAMLAGHHAAAAASMMQPPLSAAGEYTPAPAHHGPTHPAMPMDLHVHQGFPYYRYRDDALCWTDSILELRKEKSRDAARSRRGKENFEFYELAKMLPLPAAITSQLDKASIIRLTISYLKLREFSGHGDPPWNRDGPPPNKSGKGANRVRSSASIALDHFDVHQGTHILQSLDGFAMAVAADGRFLYISETVSIYLGLSQVEMTGSSVFDYVHQQDHVEVAEQLGLGLTSSSSSGPHSSSSGLASPSSAASEEHGSSSTANPDVSSVMSLSATSVYKGYDRAFCVRMKSTLTKRGCHFKSSGYRVVLLLCRLRPQYTFSHTRKSAPPLIGMVGLAIALPPPSVHEIRLEADMFVTRISFDFRIAHCEPRVSELLDYTADELTGKNLYTLCHGEDANRLRKSHIDLINKGQVLTHYYRLMNKSGGYTWLQTCATVVCNSKNAEEQNIICVNYVISGREYENLIMDCCQLEEGVMGVKREDAAGNDPENGSPDADRGEGRNHGGPSNQHQEHPHRSPPEDREDTRGSESEKRGSRHHDNIAQLQQEPQTAVGNISTLVVKLRGHKRKLHAEDDSSSNEEEDEEDDAAVKATSNEKTHALSPAPSNHSISGGEQQVLCSTSPKSRRVEDRTSNADSTGTSVKDLEQAMSKHLPVQSLNKSHSPTLHQPTDFSTDALLKQQQQRSTIQWIGAHHHLGHLSPQQSSTAPLPASALLRQLYANRESVIRANVHGITSSGTTRTPSSGGTYYAGDTTPSGPLPTPPGSEGSSTYGEHQFVLATHNQKGATGTSCAEAFTSLVSSYSTAGGYTVDYHSAMTPPSSVSPRDKQQQQQQQQLHPVNVISSYEGSSAYTDPVLRHQYEPAQPLPLKPQVYSAAVHPSALDAAAAYASAGLSEQAQFYHHPAAGAGFHIYHPTNKSTTNGWYSSTS
- the LOC143425440 gene encoding protein trachealess-like isoform X1; the encoded protein is MHRGGGVAGSGAGGAGGIAGGSAGSAALPSTSHRGLELEHPSAMPGAPGFHWGAMLAGHHAAAAASMMQPPLSAAGEYTPAPAHHGPTHPAMPMDLHVHQGFPYYRYRDDALCWTDRKPSMDDVGNPTSVNARFDERHYAFESILELRKEKSRDAARSRRGKENFEFYELAKMLPLPAAITSQLDKASIIRLTISYLKLREFSGHGDPPWNRDGPPPNKSGKGANRVRSSASIALDHFDVHQGTHILQSLDGFAMAVAADGRFLYISETVSIYLGLSQVEMTGSSVFDYVHQQDHVEVAEQLGLGLTSSSSSGPHSSSSGLASPSSAASEEHGSSSTANPDVSSVMSLSATSVYKGYDRAFCVRMKSTLTKRGCHFKSSGYRVVLLLCRLRPQYTFSHTRKSAPPLIGMVGLAIALPPPSVHEIRLEADMFVTRISFDFRIAHCEPRVSELLDYTADELTGKNLYTLCHGEDANRLRKSHIDLINKGQVLTHYYRLMNKSGGYTWLQTCATVVCNSKNAEEQNIICVNYVISGREYENLIMDCCQLEEGVMGVKREDAAGNDPENGSPDADRGEGRNHGGPSNQHQEHPHRSPPEDREDTRGSESEKRGSRHHDNIAQLQQEPQTAVGNISTLVVKLRGHKRKLHAEDDSSSNEEEDEEDDAAVKATSNEKTHALSPAPSNHSISGGEQQVLCSTSPKSRRVEDRTSNADSTGTSVKDLEQAMSKHLPVQSLNKSHSPTLHQPTDFSTDALLKQQQQRSTIQWIGAHHHLGHLSPQQSSTAPLPASALLRQLYANRESVIRANVHGITSSGTTRTPSSGGTYYAGDTTPSGPLPTPPGSEGSSTYGEHQFVLATHNQKGATGTSCAEAFTSLVSSYSTAGGYTVDYHSAMTPPSSVSPRDKQQQQQQQQLHPVNVISSYEGSSAYTDPVLRHQYEPAQPLPLKPQVYSAAVHPSALDAAAAYASAGLSEQAQFYHHPAAGAGFHIYHPTNKSTTNGWYSSTS